In Planctomycetia bacterium, one DNA window encodes the following:
- a CDS encoding NapC/NirT family cytochrome c — MDQTPPLDSNNHVDSNVTGSIGENAPRNPGGSVNHPAAPTKKKRSRMKLLVVSGLGLMVFAAASIGGAEYYTSRPNFCGSCHVMDPYFDSWSHDVHGKKAGVLCVECHYAPGEQHTVRAKFRGLSQAASYFSGRYGAGRPRAHVNNGSCLTSECHGDGNGTRLADEHMNKSLLIGEPRTETRLIAGLPTEVERKPTVRFVHAKHQLIDERITLNKRDLTVVGDRLRKALPPEAFKRVEAAVQSVKDASRRQADLIALLKQLGHDAHSADALEFMRLEHMRVRLAQLADLNCAACHTYDAGGSNHFRVDTTTCFTCHFTHQAFNRDTGECLKCHEPPTRQIVVHAPVAGTSTTAAAGALMDHQDIVARGIDCASCHADVIQGQSDVTARDCTHCHDQSKFIEEFEARTTQTVEEYHRVHVGGQHARCTDCHRTIHHALIEPEFVGSRAEFLKPVVDDCQHCHPSHHREQVELLMGVGGAGIDRPMPNAMFGSRLNCKACHSEPGSDFKGDPLVKATEETCLKCHGEDYRTVFQQWRGEIASQLAEARAALQRVDDRIKAVGVRAQSLPPRIRDGIENARTNIRLIETGNGVHNRTYAVSLLDLASRDLDAALAELSRL; from the coding sequence ATGGACCAAACGCCGCCGCTTGATTCGAACAACCATGTCGACTCCAACGTGACCGGTTCGATCGGCGAGAACGCGCCGCGAAACCCAGGAGGATCCGTGAACCATCCAGCCGCACCGACGAAGAAAAAACGTTCACGCATGAAGCTGCTGGTCGTCTCGGGGCTGGGGCTGATGGTCTTTGCGGCAGCGAGTATCGGCGGTGCGGAGTATTACACATCGCGGCCGAACTTCTGCGGGTCATGCCACGTGATGGACCCGTACTTTGATTCGTGGTCGCACGATGTCCACGGGAAAAAAGCCGGCGTTCTGTGCGTTGAATGCCACTACGCCCCCGGCGAGCAGCACACGGTTCGCGCCAAGTTCCGCGGGCTGTCGCAGGCAGCGAGCTACTTCAGCGGGCGATACGGCGCGGGTCGACCGCGCGCCCACGTCAACAACGGAAGCTGCCTCACCTCGGAGTGTCACGGTGATGGCAACGGCACGCGTCTGGCCGATGAGCACATGAACAAGTCGCTGCTGATCGGCGAGCCTCGCACCGAAACGCGCCTCATCGCCGGCCTGCCGACCGAGGTCGAGCGGAAGCCGACCGTGCGATTTGTCCACGCCAAGCACCAACTCATCGACGAGCGCATCACGCTGAACAAGCGCGATCTCACGGTCGTTGGTGATCGCCTGCGCAAGGCCCTCCCGCCCGAGGCGTTCAAGCGGGTGGAAGCCGCCGTGCAATCGGTAAAGGATGCCTCCCGTCGCCAGGCCGATCTGATCGCCTTGTTGAAGCAACTGGGACACGACGCCCACTCCGCCGACGCGCTGGAGTTCATGCGGCTGGAGCACATGCGCGTTCGGCTGGCGCAGTTGGCCGATCTGAACTGCGCCGCGTGTCACACCTACGACGCCGGTGGTTCGAATCACTTCCGCGTCGATACGACGACGTGCTTCACCTGCCATTTCACGCACCAGGCGTTCAATCGTGACACGGGCGAATGCCTGAAGTGCCACGAGCCGCCGACAAGGCAGATCGTGGTGCATGCCCCGGTCGCCGGCACGAGTACCACGGCAGCCGCCGGCGCGCTGATGGACCACCAGGACATCGTCGCGCGCGGGATTGACTGCGCCAGTTGCCACGCGGACGTGATCCAGGGGCAGTCGGACGTGACGGCGCGCGACTGCACGCACTGCCACGACCAGTCAAAGTTCATCGAGGAGTTTGAGGCCCGCACGACCCAGACCGTCGAGGAATACCACCGCGTCCACGTCGGCGGGCAGCACGCGCGATGCACCGATTGCCACCGCACGATTCATCACGCGTTGATCGAGCCGGAGTTCGTCGGAAGCCGCGCCGAATTTCTCAAGCCCGTCGTCGACGACTGCCAGCATTGTCACCCCTCGCACCACCGCGAGCAGGTCGAGTTGCTCATGGGCGTCGGCGGCGCGGGGATCGACCGGCCGATGCCCAATGCGATGTTCGGCTCGCGGCTGAACTGCAAGGCGTGCCACAGCGAACCGGGGAGCGATTTCAAGGGCGACCCGCTGGTGAAGGCGACGGAGGAAACCTGTCTCAAATGCCACGGAGAAGACTACCGGACGGTCTTCCAGCAGTGGCGCGGCGAGATCGCCAGCCAGCTCGCCGAGGCGCGGGCGGCGCTGCAACGCGTGGACGATCGCATCAAGGCGGTCGGCGTGCGGGCGCAATCGCTGCCGCCGCGGATTCGCGACGGGATCGAAAACGCGCGAACAAACATCCGTCTGATCGAAACCGGCAACGGCGTGCACAATCGCACCTATGCGGTCTCGTTGCTGGATCTCGCCTCGCGTGATCTGGACGCAGCCCTGGCGGAGTTGAGTCGGTTGTAG
- a CDS encoding cytochrome c produces MKHLLFIATGIALLALAAAPGCKPAPADDEDTSRPAAFGYQQSVHDALLEEGRSAYLQYCVGCHGDRGDGNGPAAKFLHPPPRNFITANYKFSSARAGRLPTDADLKRTITLGLRGSAMPAFRLLSTRTVEALVTYLKSLSPRWKEEDASMPVPLVDDPYRRETDKTEAIARGEALYHGLAICWSCHPAYVPEARINEYIVSFGNPAREGFRPNLHLAEAKPNSEGIVLYPPDFLRDFVRAGTSLEDLYRSVAAGITSTAMPTWYDSIDIPGANPGDPPRASAGDLWAIAYYVQDLLKKRPPLLKPNEFNVRAHAQGIYLHGPPPKPTQPTTPESEQPTNFEPDF; encoded by the coding sequence ATGAAACATCTCCTGTTCATCGCAACCGGTATCGCATTGCTCGCGCTGGCCGCCGCGCCGGGGTGCAAGCCCGCGCCCGCCGACGACGAAGACACGTCCCGCCCCGCGGCCTTCGGCTATCAGCAGAGCGTTCACGACGCGCTGCTCGAAGAAGGGCGCTCGGCCTACCTGCAATATTGCGTCGGCTGTCACGGCGATCGGGGTGACGGCAATGGTCCGGCCGCCAAGTTCCTGCATCCGCCGCCCCGCAACTTCATCACGGCCAATTACAAGTTCAGCTCCGCTCGCGCCGGCCGGCTCCCGACCGATGCCGATCTGAAACGCACCATCACCCTGGGCCTTCGCGGATCGGCCATGCCGGCTTTTCGACTCCTTTCCACGCGCACCGTCGAAGCGCTCGTGACTTACCTCAAGAGTCTCTCGCCCCGCTGGAAAGAGGAAGACGCCTCGATGCCCGTGCCGCTGGTTGATGATCCTTACCGGCGCGAGACCGACAAGACCGAGGCCATCGCCCGCGGCGAGGCGCTTTATCATGGTCTGGCCATCTGCTGGTCCTGTCATCCCGCTTACGTCCCCGAGGCGAGGATCAACGAATACATCGTTTCGTTCGGCAACCCTGCGCGGGAGGGATTCCGGCCGAACCTGCATCTCGCCGAAGCGAAGCCGAACAGCGAGGGCATCGTGCTGTATCCGCCGGATTTTCTGCGCGACTTCGTCCGCGCCGGCACCAGCCTGGAAGACTTGTACCGCTCCGTCGCCGCCGGCATCACCAGCACCGCCATGCCGACCTGGTACGACTCGATCGACATTCCGGGCGCGAATCCCGGCGATCCGCCGCGTGCGTCCGCCGGCGATCTGTGGGCCATTGCGTATTACGTGCAAGACTTGCTCAAAAAGCGCCCGCCGCTTCTGAAGCCCAATGAGTTCAACGTCCGCGCGCACGCGCAGGGCATTTACCTGCACGGACCGCCGCCCAAGCCGACCCAGCCGACGACGCCTGAATCAGAGCAACCCACGAACTTTGAGCCGGATTTTTGA
- a CDS encoding tetratricopeptide repeat protein: protein MVDRRVTRGRGWLPAVVLLLALVTAAAHAPALDAEALAPDDHQYLINNPLVRHPSWDSARRFVIEVLNPSTVGGYYQPLAMISLMLDVALGGRPDQLRPFHRTSLLLHVINTSLIMVLLHRMLRRSAEREQVLERPLDGRALATNGSNSWAVVGSAALTALIFGVHPLTVEPIPWVGERKTLLATMFALLSLIAYVGPSDPARFATERPAPGGGRRRIGAALGFYLLALMSKPTSTPLPLAMLLMDVWPLRRVPAWPPNRAWGRAIIEKLPLLALGIVSAVVTYRSQSATYVQAPSQQGWSRISMMLCHNVAFYLGKILWPADLSAFYAFPEPLSPSHPTVLAGLILTPLLFVALILVARRWTAAPLVGAMIFFTMIFPTLGVIGFTVVVASDKYVYLPAIGLLLPLAAGLRAALAEWVAPLALKQVVLAAGLVVIAAEFAVTRATIRPWRSTEALYQHMLIGAPRAAKLHFGLGHHYEYTGQPAKAVACYERALACDPEDRDARLNLAGLLLDAGRPAEALAQYSMLEALRSDDAALQNNLGLALRDLGRLDEAVQRFQRALTLDPSYAPALTNLGGVLGRQGRLDDSIVYFRRALELDPGLIPARMNLAFALQQRGAAQAAADQYRDVLARQPGHAGALAALRALEQQTGPKP from the coding sequence ATGGTAGACCGGAGAGTCACGCGCGGGCGAGGCTGGTTACCGGCGGTCGTGCTGCTTCTCGCCCTCGTCACGGCCGCGGCGCATGCGCCGGCGCTGGACGCCGAGGCCCTCGCGCCGGATGACCATCAGTATCTCATCAACAATCCGCTGGTGCGCCACCCGAGCTGGGACAGCGCCCGGCGCTTCGTGATCGAGGTGCTCAACCCATCCACCGTCGGCGGATACTACCAGCCGCTGGCCATGATCTCGCTCATGCTCGACGTGGCACTGGGCGGCCGGCCGGATCAGTTGCGGCCTTTTCATCGGACGAGCCTGCTGCTACATGTCATTAACACGTCACTAATCATGGTGCTGCTGCATCGCATGTTGCGGCGCAGCGCGGAGCGCGAGCAGGTCTTGGAGCGTCCCCTTGACGGCCGGGCGCTCGCGACAAACGGGTCGAATTCATGGGCCGTCGTCGGGTCGGCCGCTCTGACCGCGCTGATCTTCGGTGTGCATCCGCTGACGGTCGAGCCGATCCCGTGGGTGGGCGAGCGCAAAACGCTGCTTGCGACGATGTTTGCGCTGCTGTCGCTCATCGCATACGTCGGGCCGTCCGATCCGGCGCGGTTCGCCACAGAACGACCCGCGCCGGGGGGTGGACGTCGGCGAATCGGGGCCGCCCTGGGTTTTTATCTGCTTGCGCTGATGTCCAAGCCGACCAGCACGCCGCTGCCGTTGGCGATGCTGCTGATGGATGTGTGGCCGCTGCGGCGCGTGCCGGCCTGGCCGCCGAATCGGGCGTGGGGGCGGGCGATCATCGAAAAGCTGCCGCTGCTGGCGCTGGGCATCGTGTCGGCGGTGGTCACGTATCGGTCGCAATCCGCGACGTACGTGCAGGCGCCGTCGCAGCAGGGCTGGTCGCGCATTTCGATGATGCTTTGTCACAATGTGGCGTTCTATCTGGGGAAGATTCTCTGGCCCGCGGACCTCTCTGCGTTTTACGCATTTCCAGAGCCGTTATCCCCATCGCATCCGACGGTGCTGGCCGGGTTGATCCTGACGCCGCTCCTCTTCGTTGCGTTGATTCTTGTCGCGCGGCGCTGGACGGCCGCCCCGCTTGTCGGAGCGATGATTTTCTTCACGATGATCTTTCCGACGCTGGGAGTGATCGGCTTCACGGTGGTTGTGGCGTCGGATAAATACGTCTATTTGCCGGCGATCGGCTTGCTCCTGCCGCTCGCGGCGGGCCTGCGAGCCGCTCTGGCGGAATGGGTCGCGCCGCTCGCACTCAAGCAGGTTGTCCTGGCGGCGGGGCTGGTGGTCATCGCGGCCGAGTTCGCCGTGACGCGCGCAACGATTCGCCCGTGGCGCTCCACCGAGGCGCTGTATCAGCACATGCTGATCGGCGCACCGCGCGCGGCCAAGCTGCACTTTGGCCTCGGGCACCATTACGAATACACCGGCCAGCCCGCAAAAGCGGTAGCGTGTTATGAGCGGGCGCTGGCGTGCGATCCCGAGGATCGCGACGCGAGGCTGAATCTTGCCGGATTGCTGCTGGATGCCGGCCGCCCGGCCGAAGCCCTGGCGCAGTACAGCATGCTGGAAGCACTCCGGTCCGACGACGCGGCGCTGCAGAACAACCTGGGGCTGGCCTTGCGCGATCTGGGGCGCCTGGACGAGGCCGTGCAACGGTTTCAGCGCGCCCTGACGCTGGATCCTTCGTACGCGCCAGCGCTGACCAACCTGGGCGGCGTACTTGGGCGACAAGGCCGGCTTGATGATTCAATCGTCTATTTCCGCCGCGCACTCGAACTGGACCCCGGGCTGATCCCCGCGCGGATGAACCTGGCATTTGCCCTGCAGCAGCGCGGCGCAGCCCAGGCAGCGGCTGACCAGTACCGTGACGTGCTGGCGCGCCAGCCGGGCCACGCCGGCGCCTTGGCCGCCCTGCGAGCGCTGGAGCAGCAGACCGGCCCGAAGCCGTGA
- a CDS encoding GNAT family N-acetyltransferase: MTLTPPFDLSDAPKTLRAHHASPTTGHGHPTRVETPRVRSAHASAAHSVHYLTRFDASAAATICSWVRSPAELTFLAPGTAPPLTAEKVAAWGRERANRLLLCAADRAQAVGYGELNPMVHRADQMWIGHLIVNPDVRGMGIGQRFTQALLARAFLQYGVAEVLLLVFPENRPALACYERCGMVVTGREHKLFEATGQRHLFLRMSIKAARFHRWVERGRMPPTPLPFHA; this comes from the coding sequence GTGACGCTGACTCCGCCATTTGACCTGTCCGATGCGCCGAAGACCCTGCGCGCGCATCACGCTTCGCCGACGACTGGCCACGGGCATCCGACGCGCGTCGAGACACCGCGCGTTCGATCGGCACATGCTTCAGCAGCCCACTCGGTGCACTACCTCACCCGCTTCGACGCATCCGCCGCCGCGACGATCTGCTCGTGGGTGCGCAGCCCCGCTGAATTAACATTCCTCGCCCCCGGCACGGCCCCGCCGCTGACCGCCGAAAAGGTCGCCGCATGGGGACGCGAACGCGCCAATCGGCTCTTGCTGTGCGCGGCGGATCGTGCACAGGCGGTCGGCTATGGCGAATTGAATCCGATGGTCCATCGGGCGGATCAGATGTGGATCGGGCACTTGATCGTGAATCCCGACGTTCGCGGAATGGGCATCGGGCAGCGGTTCACGCAGGCGCTGTTGGCCCGCGCCTTTCTGCAATATGGAGTGGCCGAGGTGCTGCTGCTGGTCTTCCCGGAAAATCGTCCTGCGTTGGCGTGCTATGAACGCTGCGGCATGGTCGTCACCGGGCGCGAACACAAACTCTTTGAAGCCACCGGGCAGCGACACCTGTTCCTGCGCATGAGCATCAAGGCGGCACGGTTCCACCGCTGGGTCGAGCGCGGCAGAATGCCTCCGACCCCCCTTCCGTTTCACGCCTGA
- the mfd gene encoding transcription-repair coupling factor translates to MLPWHDIAVDARVAALAARLKAGGPPLAAHGLWGSCAPILAGLLSRQLHRPLLFVTAHLDQADEARDDLETIFVQRADRASDRPDPVEPPVVELLPAWETLPGEGAGSGEINTERTRLCEALRRGERPIIVAPIQALMQPVPAASALDANTMTLSVGEERTPESIADYLVARGFTRLDQVEQPGDFALRGGILDIFATIDADPLRIEFFGDEIESIRPFEVGTQRSTRTLPSARITLPPPPGRTPGETTTFTHYLPPDTIIVLHESLEIAEIGRTVLERLGNPVGHYTIEALLRQFATFAVLHVSRFASESASAADTFELTCEGLPTFEGKSTDAVLQLLQLAKQQRVYVYCDNDGERERLNELIAQSIVPQEPAAQAVEIRNPIAQAIEPTGNAAANIVLQLGTIHRGFRWIASDATSPRAFAVVPHHELFRRYTLKRSIRKIAAGRPIESFLDLEEGDYVVHVVHGIGRFTGMRTAAKGGSGKSEEYLTLRFADDGVVHVPASQIDLVQKYIGAKGARPTLSKLGGTRWQKTKARVEEAVSDLAADLLRVAASRDAEGGVAYPADTRWQKEFEASFPYTETPDQLTALADIKRDMAMPRAMDRLLCGDVGYGKTELAMRAAFKAVEFGKQVAVLVPTTVLAEQHFRTFSERFAEYPFTVRCLNRYRTSAEQKEMVAAVRKGQVDVLIGTHRILSRDVRFADLGLVIVDEEQRFGVEQKERLKHLRATVEVLTLSATPIPRTLHMSMIGLRDISSLATPPMDRRSISTRVVSWSDDLIRESIIRELNRDGQVFFVHNRVKSIHTVAAKLMTLVPEARFLVGHGQMPSDELEEVMTRFINREADVLVSTSIIEAGLDIPSANTIFIDRAELFGLADLHQLRGRVGRYKHRAYCYLMLSPNRPLTSTAAKRLKAVEEYSELGAGFRIAMRDLEIRGAGNLLGPEQSGHIAAVGYEMYCQLLEQAVKRLRGEAPSQRVAVHVELDVEAYIPRGYIPSDRQRMECYRRVAACRTADDVDLLARDLIDAFGRYPKSVETLLTLTEIKVRAAGWSIKTIIKKEPDIVFTFDGEVRKIEPLFTNRGGSVRIPDGRTIHWRVPDVYFSADSLLAILKNLFRGERTGLESPPAVAGVSPRAAAAASAASHAAPEPARSATRTPSGPVPVTPNQLPADAPRKRRRRERNA, encoded by the coding sequence GTGCTGCCTTGGCACGACATCGCCGTGGACGCCCGCGTGGCGGCCCTGGCGGCGCGATTGAAGGCGGGAGGGCCCCCCCTCGCGGCGCACGGGCTGTGGGGATCGTGCGCGCCCATTCTGGCGGGCCTGCTTAGCCGGCAACTCCATCGTCCGCTGCTTTTCGTCACCGCGCACCTCGATCAGGCCGACGAAGCGCGCGACGATCTCGAAACCATCTTCGTCCAAAGAGCCGATCGCGCAAGCGATCGACCGGACCCCGTTGAACCACCCGTGGTCGAGCTTCTCCCCGCGTGGGAAACACTTCCCGGCGAGGGCGCGGGGTCGGGCGAGATCAACACCGAGCGCACGCGACTTTGTGAAGCCTTGCGCCGCGGCGAGCGACCGATCATCGTTGCGCCGATCCAGGCGCTCATGCAGCCCGTCCCGGCCGCGTCGGCGCTGGATGCCAATACGATGACACTCTCGGTCGGCGAGGAGCGCACGCCCGAATCCATCGCGGATTACCTCGTCGCCCGTGGCTTCACGCGGCTGGACCAGGTCGAGCAACCGGGCGACTTCGCGCTGCGCGGCGGCATCCTGGACATCTTCGCCACCATCGACGCCGATCCGCTGCGCATCGAATTCTTCGGCGACGAGATCGAGTCGATCCGCCCGTTCGAGGTCGGCACGCAACGCTCGACGCGCACGCTGCCATCCGCGCGCATCACGCTGCCACCGCCGCCGGGGCGCACGCCGGGAGAAACCACAACGTTCACGCATTATCTCCCGCCCGATACGATCATCGTCCTGCACGAATCGCTCGAAATCGCCGAGATCGGCCGCACGGTGCTGGAGCGTCTCGGCAATCCGGTCGGGCATTACACCATCGAGGCGCTGCTGCGACAGTTCGCGACGTTCGCCGTGCTGCACGTGAGCCGTTTCGCGTCCGAGTCCGCCTCCGCGGCGGACACCTTCGAGCTGACCTGCGAGGGACTGCCGACCTTCGAGGGCAAATCGACCGATGCCGTGCTGCAACTCCTGCAACTGGCGAAACAGCAACGCGTCTATGTCTATTGCGACAACGACGGCGAGCGCGAGCGATTGAATGAGTTGATCGCCCAATCCATCGTACCCCAGGAGCCGGCGGCGCAGGCCGTCGAAATCCGGAACCCGATCGCGCAAGCAATCGAGCCAACCGGCAACGCCGCCGCGAACATTGTTCTCCAACTCGGCACGATCCACCGCGGCTTTCGCTGGATCGCGTCGGATGCGACGTCACCGCGCGCCTTCGCCGTCGTCCCGCATCACGAACTTTTCCGCCGCTACACGCTTAAACGGAGCATTCGCAAGATCGCCGCCGGTCGCCCCATCGAGAGTTTCCTCGATCTCGAAGAGGGCGATTACGTCGTCCACGTCGTCCACGGCATCGGCCGCTTCACCGGGATGCGCACCGCCGCGAAGGGCGGCTCCGGCAAGAGCGAGGAGTATCTCACCCTGCGCTTCGCCGATGACGGCGTCGTGCACGTGCCCGCGTCACAGATCGACCTCGTACAAAAGTACATTGGGGCGAAGGGCGCGCGGCCGACCCTCTCCAAGCTCGGCGGCACGCGCTGGCAGAAGACCAAGGCCCGCGTGGAGGAGGCCGTGTCGGACCTGGCGGCCGATCTGCTCCGCGTGGCCGCGTCGCGCGATGCCGAGGGCGGCGTGGCTTATCCGGCCGACACGCGCTGGCAGAAGGAATTTGAGGCATCGTTTCCGTACACCGAGACGCCGGATCAATTGACGGCGCTGGCCGACATCAAGCGTGACATGGCGATGCCCCGCGCGATGGATCGTTTGCTCTGTGGCGATGTGGGGTACGGCAAGACGGAACTGGCCATGCGCGCGGCGTTCAAGGCGGTCGAATTCGGCAAGCAGGTGGCTGTGCTGGTGCCGACCACCGTGCTGGCCGAGCAGCATTTCCGCACGTTCAGCGAGCGCTTCGCGGAGTACCCGTTCACGGTGCGCTGCCTGAACCGGTATCGCACGTCGGCTGAACAGAAGGAGATGGTCGCCGCGGTGCGCAAGGGTCAGGTGGACGTGCTGATCGGCACGCATCGCATCCTCTCGCGCGACGTGCGGTTCGCCGATCTCGGGCTGGTCATCGTTGATGAGGAGCAGCGTTTCGGCGTCGAGCAGAAGGAGCGGCTCAAGCATCTCCGCGCGACGGTGGAGGTGCTGACGCTCTCGGCGACGCCGATCCCGCGCACCCTGCACATGTCGATGATCGGCCTGCGCGACATCAGCAGCCTGGCGACGCCGCCGATGGACCGCCGTTCGATCTCGACACGCGTCGTTTCGTGGAGCGATGACCTCATACGTGAGTCGATCATCCGCGAGCTGAACCGCGACGGGCAGGTGTTCTTTGTTCACAACCGCGTCAAGAGCATTCACACCGTCGCGGCGAAGCTGATGACGCTTGTTCCCGAGGCGCGCTTCCTCGTCGGCCACGGGCAGATGCCGTCCGACGAACTGGAAGAGGTCATGACGCGCTTTATCAACCGCGAGGCCGACGTGCTCGTGAGCACGTCCATCATCGAGGCCGGGCTGGACATCCCCAGCGCCAACACGATCTTCATCGATCGCGCCGAGCTGTTCGGTCTGGCCGATCTGCACCAGCTTCGCGGCCGCGTCGGGCGGTACAAGCACCGCGCTTATTGCTACCTCATGCTTTCCCCCAATCGCCCGCTGACCAGCACGGCGGCGAAGCGTCTCAAGGCCGTCGAGGAATACAGCGAGCTGGGCGCTGGCTTTCGCATCGCCATGCGCGATCTGGAAATCCGCGGCGCGGGCAACCTGCTCGGCCCCGAACAGTCGGGCCACATCGCGGCGGTCGGCTACGAAATGTACTGCCAGTTGCTCGAGCAGGCGGTCAAGCGCCTGCGCGGCGAAGCGCCGTCGCAGCGCGTGGCCGTGCACGTCGAGCTGGACGTCGAGGCCTACATCCCGCGCGGGTACATCCCGTCGGACCGTCAGCGCATGGAGTGCTACCGGCGCGTCGCGGCCTGTCGCACGGCCGACGACGTGGATCTGCTCGCGCGCGATCTGATCGACGCCTTCGGGCGCTATCCGAAATCGGTTGAGACGCTCCTGACGCTGACGGAAATCAAAGTTCGGGCCGCTGGCTGGTCAATCAAGACGATTATCAAAAAAGAGCCGGACATCGTTTTCACCTTCGACGGTGAAGTCCGAAAGATCGAGCCGCTCTTCACGAATCGCGGCGGGTCGGTGCGCATTCCCGACGGCCGGACGATCCACTGGCGCGTTCCGGATGTCTATTTCAGCGCCGACTCGCTGCTCGCCATTTTGAAGAACCTCTTTCGCGGTGAGCGCACCGGCCTGGAATCGCCGCCAGCGGTCGCCGGTGTTTCGCCCCGCGCCGCCGCGGCGGCCAGCGCGGCCTCGCACGCTGCGCCCGAGCCGGCGCGCTCCGCTACACGAACGCCATCCGGCCCTGTTCCCGTGACGCCGAATCAGTTACCGGCCGATGCTCCACGGAAGCGCCGCCGCCGCGAGCGGAATGCTTGA
- a CDS encoding MotA/TolQ/ExbB proton channel family protein — protein sequence MDFATLIGFIAGVAIFLWAMISGSGGDPSGFWDTPSFVMVVGGGIATTLLSVKLNRFLGLMGIVKNALFNKNRPADEMIKQFVKLADISRREGVLALQNQVASIDNKFVANALQLVIDGTDPEIVKQTMEYELMAIDARHAEGKQVLDLLGKYAPAYGMIGTLVGLVIMLQNMDDPKKIGPGMAVALLTTMYGAVLANMVCLPLADKLNNTHASEMLNLTIAQAGIVGLQAGENPRMLESKLMVFLSPSARQAGAKAA from the coding sequence ATGGACTTCGCAACACTCATCGGATTCATCGCCGGCGTGGCGATCTTTCTCTGGGCGATGATATCAGGATCGGGCGGCGATCCGAGCGGCTTCTGGGATACACCGTCGTTCGTGATGGTCGTCGGCGGCGGCATCGCGACGACGCTGCTCTCGGTCAAGCTCAACCGATTCCTCGGGCTGATGGGCATCGTCAAGAACGCGCTCTTCAACAAAAATCGCCCGGCCGATGAAATGATCAAGCAATTTGTCAAACTCGCGGACATCAGCCGCCGCGAGGGAGTGCTGGCGCTTCAGAACCAGGTGGCCAGCATCGATAACAAGTTCGTCGCCAACGCCCTGCAACTCGTCATCGACGGCACCGATCCCGAGATCGTCAAGCAGACCATGGAGTACGAACTGATGGCGATCGACGCGCGCCACGCAGAGGGCAAGCAGGTGCTAGACCTGCTAGGCAAGTACGCGCCGGCCTACGGCATGATCGGAACGCTGGTCGGTCTGGTCATCATGCTTCAGAACATGGACGACCCGAAGAAGATCGGACCGGGTATGGCCGTCGCGTTGTTGACGACGATGTATGGCGCGGTGCTCGCCAACATGGTGTGTCTGCCGCTGGCCGACAAGCTGAACAACACGCACGCCAGCGAGATGCTGAACCTGACGATCGCCCAGGCGGGCATCGTCGGACTTCAGGCGGGCGAGAACCCGCGCATGCTCGAGTCGAAGCTGATGGTTTTCCTCTCGCCGTCCGCACGGCAGGCCGGTGCCAAGGCGGCGTGA